In a single window of the Bactrocera dorsalis isolate Fly_Bdor chromosome 2, ASM2337382v1, whole genome shotgun sequence genome:
- the LOC105231592 gene encoding luciferin 4-monooxygenase has protein sequence MDHINTEFDKYMKVWSGPATPKFFDPDCSIGKVLLAFMRNNAGNICQLSDTEGTALTNGEAITFGIRLAQHFKAMGLKQDDVIGIAGGNTTYLLPLVLGCLLNCTPFHALSPHQDESTMKNLFYTTRPRLIFCDGSIYERVSAVSKMLKANVYTLKEHRSDLPRIEDLLEPTKGEMFYVPQNLTIGGDQTVAILCTSGTTGLPKNVCISNSCCLFDYGFVSSKDVLLSFSTIDWSTGLFNMLFSCGHGATRIIVDKPYTPEYLLELIDKYKVTILTLAPQHIATLVKSPLLTKERLVSVRFLSIGGGNCYVPTLLKMQEYVTNGYISYGYALTECGGVSANLGITKPSSVGKLVPGLRVKILDDAGRSLGHNEAGEILVHNNKVWNGYYGNPNETKRMQDYQGWFHTGDLGYFDNDNYLYVLDRKKDMLKFHGMQYCPHEIEQVVAELPDVIEVCVFGLWNEVDGDAAAAAVVKVPGSKLLEQDIVEYVAKRLQVMHKQLHCGVFFLDELPKTGCGKILRNQARDLALGKKWEVHKHAGGANI, from the exons ATGGATCACATCAATACAGAATTCGATAAGTATATGAAAGTTTGGAGCGGTCCGGCGACGCCGAAATTCTTCGATCCGGATTGTTCCATTGGCAAAGTGCTCTTAGCATTTATGCGCAATAATGCCGGAAATATATGTCAG CTGTCCGATACCGAGGGCACCGCACTCACTAACGGCGAGGCGATTACCTTTGGTATTCGGCTGGCGCAACACTTCAAGGCAATGGGTCTGAAGCAAGACGATGTTATCGGCATTGCCGGCGGTAATACCACATATCTGCTGCCCTTGGTTTTGGGTTGTTTGCTGAATTGCACGCCCTTCCATGCGCTAAGTCCGCACCAAGACGAGT CTACCATGAAAAATCTATTCTACACTACGCGTCCGCGTTTGATCTTTTGTGATGGCAGCATCTACGAACGCGTGAGCGCTGTCAGCAAAATGTTGAAGGCGAATGTTTATACATTGAAGGAGCATCGTAGTGATCTGCCGAGAATCGAGGATCTACTGGAGCCCACAAAGGGTGAAATGTTCTATGT TCCGCAAAACCTAACCATTGGTGGTGATCAAACGGTAGCCATACTCTGCACCTCAGGCACCACTGGACTACCTAAGAATGTGTGCATTTCCAATTCTTGCTGCCTCTTTGATTACGG TTTTGTCTCCAGCAAGGACGTGTTGCTCTCGTTCAGCACCATCGACTGGTCGACGGGTTTATTCAACATGCTCTTCAGTTGCGGCCATGGCGCCACACGCATTATTGTCGATAAACCTTATACACCGGAATACCTTTTGGAACTTATCGACAAATACAAGGTGACTATACTCACTTTGGCGCCACAACACATTGCCACACTGGTTAAGTCACCGCTTCTAACCAAAGAGCGATTAGTTAGTGTGCGCTTCCTCAGCATTGGTGGTGGTAATTGTTATGTACCGACCTTGTTAAAAATGCAGGAATACGTAACTAATGGTTACATATCTTATGGTTATGCGCTCACTGAATGCGGTGGTGTTTCAGCCAATTTGGGCATCACCAAACCCAGTTCCGTGGGCAAACTCGTACCCGGTTTGAGGGTGAAAATACTAGACGATGCGGGACGTAGCTTGGGACACAACGAAGCCGGCGAAATATTGGTGCATAACAATAAGGTGTGGAACGGTTATTATGGCAATCCGAATGAGACGAAACGCATGCAAGACTATCAGGGTTGGTTTCACACCGGCGATCTGGGTTACTTCGACAACGATAACTACCTGTATGTGTTGGATAGAAAGAAGGATATGCTCAAGTTCCATGGCATGCAATATTGCCCACACGAGATCGAGCAAGTCGTGGCAGAGTTACCCGATGTGATAGAAGTATGTGTTTTCGGCTTGTGGAATGAGGTGGATGGCGATGCCGCAGCGGCAGCAGTCGTCAAAGTGCCGGGTAGTAAATTGCTGGAACAAGATATTGTCGAGTATGTGGCCAAGCGCTTGCAGGTGATGCACAAGCAACTGCATTGTGGCGTCTTCTTTCTCGACGAGCTGCCCAAAACGGGTTGTGGTAAGATTTTGCGAAATCAAGCGCGCGATTTGGCGTTGGGTAAAAAGTGGGAAGTACATAAGCATGCCGGCGGCgcaaatatttag